The genomic window TGTAATTAAAGTCACCCATCACAACTATATTACATGGTGTGGGCTTACATAAACTCACTTGACTTATATGAGTGGAACCTACAATAGATAAGAAGGTTACCTAATGGAAAAAATGAGTTGCAAAAATGTCTAGTGTTTGGATAGTTGGTTAACTTGCAACATTTAACAACTTTCAATGATTATGCAAAGTGTAGTTGGAAAAATCTTGGGACTATAGGTGGTTTGTGACCCCATTATCAATTATTACAAGGATTGAGATGTGATTTATCACAAGCTAAATCTACATAAAAAGTACAACAATTTTAAGTTAATTATTACAATTAAGATAGTTTACCTAAAATAGGATTGAAATATGAGGGGAAAAACTGAGCTTACGTGAATTCCACCATCATGCCCACACATACTAGTTATCTTGTATCTAGGAAAGTATTGTTTTTTAATAGATATTAACTTTTaactattaatatttttaaatcattAAGGTTTTCTCAATGGTTTTAAGGTCATTCTAGATGGTACTACCACTAGAGTTTGTATGCACTATTTTTACATTGCTTTCCTTGCTTCCTCTATTGTTGTTGGCTTCTAAATGAGCATTAGGTTTCCATTACTTATTTACAAAGTGGTGATTTGATTAACAAAAATTCTAGTAACATGAAAAAAAATTGATCTATATTTCTCAAAAATATTGCTAGCTTACTTCATTTAGGAGAGGTACATGGAAGACTAACATTTAAGAAACCCTTTAACTCGAAAATCAAATAATGTTTTATAGCTCAACCTTTAACAAAATTATTCATGACTATATTGGTTCTACATTTTGTTTCTAGCTTCTATTTATAATAGAATGTTGATATAATGAAATGATAGTAAATAAATACTCTAGTTTAACACCCTCTAAGGTTTGCATTTCTTTCATGCATTTTGGTTTTATGAGGAATATTGATACCCAACTTATAGTAAGTAATCTATGTTGTAGAAATATAGAGACCTCTCTTAGTGGATTGATATTAATACACTATTCATATATTTAttctcttaattaattaattttcttaatGAAGAGTTATTCCTAATTATCTTTGATTTTTGATTCTTTGCATCGATGACTTTTCCTCACATGCGCAATCCCGTGGTTGTGTATTGTGCGTGGATTGAACGCTTAGGCGTTTATTTATTTTGAGAGTTCTTTCATTATATACGACGCATAAAGGTTATGCTTATGCTTTTTAGATTTCTTCTACAGCATATCAGGCGTTTCAAGCCCTTGGATTTTCTTGTCGGACGATAAACGTTTCTCATAAGACTTGCAACGAGTAGCAAATTTGTGCGTACAACCGACTGAAAACGCAAGTGATCTTTATTTAAATTAATCACCCTTCATTGTTATTACTTGTAGACACCCTAAATAACAGAGTCAAATATAATTGCACCGAAGAAACCTCCAACAAATTTACAAGAAAATCACTTCCTGGCTTTATTCGAAACAAAGAAATGCATTTGGATGGAGAATAAGTTGGTCTGCACGCATAATACAGTAAATAGTTCTTACTATCCTAAAAAGCGACGAATATTGATCATCACTATAGGCTAAAAACATATAAGGGTACTTGTCAAGTTACATGGAAATTATGCTTCACGCTGAAAAGTAAAATGAAGTTAATCACCGAGCCACTCCAAACTAAAGTGTGTCTCAACAATTTCAACCCTTAGCTCTGGAATAGAAATGTTCTTTGCCCGCAACCATTGTTTCCCAATCTTCTCATCACAAATAACAAGATTGAGGGAAGTCAGTTCACAAACAGCTCTTGGTAAGCTCATCAAACGAGAACAGTCTCTCATATAAAAATCTGTCAGTTTCTTTAGTTGCCCAATCTCCTCTGGAAGTCCTCTTAGCCCCTCACACGATGAAATGTCTAGACATTCCAACCGTTCGAGTTTTCCAATTGATGCTGGAAGCTCTTTTAGGCCCGGTAAAGCTGATAACCTTAACATTCTCAGAGAGTTCATATTTCCAAGGTCATCAGGTAACATCTTAAGCAGATGACAGTTGCTAATAGACCACATCTGAGCAGAGGGCATATAACAGAAACTAAGGGGTACCTCTTCCAAGCTGCTGCAGTGATCAAGGTTAAAATCTCGCAGCTTGATACTGTTGAATGTGGATACATATTCAAACCCCTCGCATAAGCTTAAACATAGCTTCTCTAAGCTGGATATTTCTTTGCTTTGTTTTAGAACAGGGGATGCAATCAACCTCTGCAAGCGGACACTCTTGAGTTGAGTTAGTGAAGACAGCACATCTAGACCTTTTATTGTTGCCCTCTTTGTCCCATAATTGAATACCATGAGAAATTTTAGCTTTTTCATAGACTTCAGAAATGGAGGAAGAAAGTACTCATTTGAAGTAAAGAATAGCAAGAGAGCCTCTGTCTCAGGAAAATTCAACTGAAACCAGTGCTTAGCCTCCATAGGACCTACATGAATAAATCAGAAAGGAAATTGAATTAGATCATTATACATTATGGTTATGAATGCTAGTTTTATGGGTTTAATTTTCGTCATTTAGATGTTGATTCCAGAAAAGATGTAAGTCGAAATTAGTGCTCAATGTTACATTATGATAGCATAAATAGCTTCAGGAATCAATTGTCTGAGTTTATTTGCTTGACATTTCAGATCATATTCTATGATCTATTCGTGTTTCTCTTGTTCTGTTTTCTctcgatgatggatcatagagtgaaATGTCGAGCAAATAAACTCACACAATTGATTCCTGAAGCTATGTATGCTAACACTCTGAACTGTGGAAATCATAGATCTACAAGTTGCACTATGATTTCTGAACAGCAATGTTTCATAATCCTTATAATGAAATAGTATGATAAAAGCAATACATCTCAAATTTTGAATAGCTGGCATAGCCAATTTAATCTACACCTAACAAGTGACTAGAATATCAAAATCTTATTACTACAATTTTTTAGAGGGAAATAACTTAGATTATATATATGTTGGTATCTCTATGTTTATATAGCGAATCAGAACAATTTGATTAAGCATACCTATAAATCAGATCCAACTGATTTGAATAAGCATACATATAAACGGGATCTAATCTGTCAAAACCATTCAGAAATTAAACCTATCCTTAACATAGACTAGTTTGAGTAAGCATACATATAAATGGGATTTAGTCTGTCAAAGCCATTCACAGACTAAACCTATCCCGAGTACTGATGACTAAGTTGTGGAAAATTTTGGAAATAAATTAGGAAGAGAGTTTTGGAATATCCTACCTGTCTGAATGGACAGCAGTTGAACATCACATGCTCTATGATTAAGCATCTCCCACTTTTCTGGCAAGCTAGCCTCTTTCCTAGGCATCAAAAACCTCTTCCTGTGGTCTCCACCGTCTTGGCTGCCCAAATGGAGGGCCAATTCTCGCATTACACCATGTTGAGAAAAGTACAGCTCCGAGGCACTTCCATATGAGATTGCTACTCTGCTCCTGATAAGTCGTACTACGTCAACTTATAGATTAAAAATGAGACAAAAACACCCAACATGTAAAAGGAAAGATAATTACCATGGATTTCCAGTCAAATTCAACAGGTTTCTGCTTGCAAAATCTGATAAAATGGAAAAAGCGTTATGCCACTGTAGGTTCCTGACATAAACCCATACGTCCAAAAGTGCATCAGCGCTAATTTTCCTTTCCTCTGGAAATAAACCCAAGTCTAGGAAGCATTCCCTGGCTACATCATCTAAGGAATCGATGCTGATCTCCAACAATTTAATTAGCCCTTTCTTGTGATAATCTGATATGGATTCTCCTCTGGAAATCTGATCCTTTGCTCTCTCCCAAACGTCATGTGGTTCCCCACGCAAACAGCTTCCGATCACCTTTAGAGCAAGTGGCAGGCCGCCACATTCTGCTTGCACCTGCGGTTTGAAGGAATTAAAATTTGTTATATAGATCAAACATAACTTCAAAATTATTtagaattctattttttttttttaccaataacACAATAGATCTAACTATTCTTTACTCggaaaaagaaaattttaaaactaATTATTCACTGTGCCCATCCTACTTAATTAATTACTAACTGTTTTCATCCTACTTAATCATTCCATATATTACTAAAGCCCAGTGTCCAGCATCTGTCGATAAAATCAAATTCCCTTCAAAAAATCGCTTGAAATTAGAAACTATCCTATAACTCTCTATATTTCTCAAATATACAATAATTATTTCATGAGACTTTCCTTGACTTATCAATTATTCTTCTCGCTAAAGTCATCTTACCTTTCTCTTCCACCATTCATAATCTTTAGGGTGGCAGACAAGAGAGACATTAACTTATGCCTTACGAAGCACGACAAAGTGCTTCAAGAGCAATTTTATACGGGAAAAGACAGGTTCGAAACTTGTTCTACGCTACAATTATTGTCCACAAATTGTTGTACAATATTCGTTCTTTAGTATGTATATCTGTCTCAGAAAGCTCAGCAGGAGAGATGTCTCATTCAATACTTGCTGTACCAAATTATGAAATTCCCAGCTAAACAAATAAAAATGGTTAAGAGTTGGCCATTGCATTACCGATTTACAGAGCTGTAATGTAGTAAGAAAAGTAAATATGTAATAGTTATATTGGTCAAATATTACATAGGATGatttaaaccaaaaaaatataaacataGAGTTCTGAGTCAACTATTTATGTGTATCTATCGATCATCCAATACTGCCTTTCTACCAGAAAATAACAAGGAAAGAAAGCTCAAGGAAAATGGCATGAAGAGATTATCAATAATGTTCTTAATAATTGTGTATCAAGAAGTAGTAAATGTGGTAgaaaatttataatataatttttttaatgatttttaatctTTTAAGATATataattgagtaattaaattaaaaattataaatactAGAGTTTCGGCCCTAGCTAGTTCGGTTGTGGATAGCAatttaaggcgtgggtatgctcccaaTGGTCTTGAATTCCAATACTTTTTGAATAAAACAAACAAGTTTTTTCATTGATATTAAATGTAattctaattaatttaatttaaagttaTGATAAATTATGTAGCAAAAATTAGACATAttgttcactattttttatttttatgatggaTTATTCACACTCTTCAACTAAGAGCCAGCAACCTGGGGATTGTTCACTATTTtgaatataaattataaattataatccaaaatcacaaatatttgaATTTACAAAATAAAAAGTTAAATTAGTTGAATCCATGTGTATAAATGGGTCATAGCATATCCATGAGTAAAATGTTAGTTTTTCTTACCTTGCTTCTCCATTCCAAAGACAACAGTTTTATGCTCTGTGTATTCTGAGTTACTTTCCATACatttcaaataataaatattacaGTATTACAGAATAAAAGCAATTAGTAGAACATAAAAAGGATACCTCCTTTACTAGATTTGCGTCTATAGTGCTTGGAATTGATGTCCGTCCAAAGGCCCAGAAGCAGAAAAGTGACAGAGCATCCTCTTTGCACAACAATGGCAACTGATACAGTCTAGTAGTCTGGGTTGTGGGGATATTAGAACGGTCTCTGGTTGTTACAACAGTTTTGTATCCCGGCCCTTCGAATAGCAAATTTTCCAAATGTATTCTAGACCAAACATCATCCAAAATTACCAGAGTTGACTTGGGTTGTCTCAAAATCAATTGCTGCAGCTGCTTGTGTCCATCTTCCAAATTCTGAAATTCTTGTTTCTTCCTTCCACCAATCTTCTCCCACATAGTCTCTAAAATTCCTATCAGGTTTGGTGACTGTGACACGGTGATGAAAACCACATTTTCGTGGAAGTATTCTGCCATCCATGAAAACATAAATTTGATTTAGACTAAGTAAATTAGCACAAAACATCAGATGTAATAAAACCTAAACCAGAGTACCATAGGGACAGGTATAATAGAGATGAGAAGTATACCTTTGATTTGAGGATCATTGCAGAGACCCAATGCCAGAGAAGTTTTCCCCCCGCCCCCCATCGATTGCGCGCCAACGACTGACACGTCTTTGTCTAACAACATTCCCCGCAAGTCTCCAATACATTTCTCCAACCCCACGTAAAACTGAGATTTCCCAAGAACACCATATGCACAATCGTCCACGATTTCAGAACTGTCAATGGAACGAACTAAAGCCATTTCTGCAATTTGAAACTTTGAAACAGCGTGGTCTAAGCTTCTTTCTTCTTACTAAATTTCATGTCTCTTGTCATTCTAAGGCTATTAGACAGTACCTTTTTATAACTTCTGAGATGCATCATGAAACAACCGAGTTGGATTCCAGAAATTTATAGTGAAACAACCGAGTTGGGCTTAAGAATCAAATTCTAAAAGGCCATGATTTTGCTCCTCGAATCAAATTACAGTCACAACTATTTAGGCATCTCTTGACTTGAGAGGACTTAATGGAGCACTCTGTTGCACCGCGGAACACTCCTGTTAGCATAATCGCAAGTTCTATGTAAGAGGGCTTCCTCTTGATGGAAAATAATTGTAAGGAATAATATTTTGTTATTCCAAGTTGGTGGGTTTGTTTAGTCAAGTTGGTTAATATGTGCTGCTAGGAAGGTCACTTTTGTAAGAGGTTGTTTCATTTAATATATTGTTAGAGAAAACTTATTTGTGTAAATTTTACAAAGTGCAGAGAATCCATAGCGAAAGACTCAATTTTCTAACCTTTTGCATAGGTACTTATTTCAAAATATATAATGTCAATGTGtgtttcaaatttttaaatatcttcattgttcttatttttatttattttatttattgtaattaataattttatgGTATAATTTTACATCTATGTCAATTTGTATTTAATTTGATCAAATGATTTAGTAAAATTGCATATAGATAAATGACACAATCTTGTTTGTAGTTGCGATTCTTTACTCAATCCTTCATGCATCATCTCTTACATATATTTCTACATATTCAATCATATATAATCTACATCTAAATATAGGTTTCTATGCATTTGACATTGATTAATACTATTGTTTGCCTCAATTAGTACAttatttttgcatcttgatttgtCTCAAGCCAATTTTGCAACATTTAGATTGGAGGGTGAGAATCCCGATAATTcttctaaaaaaatatttttattcacaataatttttaaaataaaaaagacaaTTGCTCTTATAATAAAATTCTAAttcttatttttcaattttaatttagaGGATTTTGGATTGACTAAGTTATTGTTGCCTCACTAAACTCCAAAgatgcaagattttaggagagaaAAAGTAAAAGTGAGAAATGGGATGAATGATTGAAATATGTGTTCAACCATTATACTAATTATAGGAAAAAATAAGTGACTAGCTTTATAAGTACTCATGGACTTATACAAGAGATGGTGATCAAGTAAAATTTTGAGTAAAAGATTAACTCCACAATAATGATGGCCTCTTAGCAACAGATAAGACTCTTGGGtttttttgtttgaaataatcTCAACTACCCCACACCAACCTATCACTTTTGTATCTTCCATTCTACAATGAATCCCAGTATTAAATACTAACAGTAAAAACAAAGCTTCATAAGGATTTGACTAGATCTCTCCTCTGTCACATCTGCAATCtaaaaaacattattttatatgtGAAATTCTTGAAGTTACATGTGATCTAGTCTATAAAGATCTAAGACCTTCATAAAAAAGAGGCACTTGTAATTGTATTGGGATGAATAAAAACTTTGTCTTTCTCTTGTTCTACACTATTTTTCTCCTTGCTCTATTTTTGTGTTTTGTTCTATCCTATTTCTAATAGTGGTATCAGAGTCAATGGTACATGATCTAAAAGATCCAAGAGGATGGGAATATTTAAAGggtggaaagttaaaaagaattaTAGGAGTCTAAACTAGAGGATGGAGCAGGTTTGGCAAGATTCTGAGTGCCATAATGGATATAGCTGCTAAAGACCAGGATCAAAAAGAAGTCATAACTCTTGCTACCATTTTGAAATAATAGGCAAagagaagagactacatcaaagatACAAAAGTTTGTTGtgaagagaaaatgaaaaaggCAAGAGAAGTCCAACGTGGAAGTGTTTGTAGTTGTTAAAAGAGATGGATGGTCCAAAAGATGCCACTAAATGTAGCATTTGGTATTAAATGATACTCAATCTTGTTTGTACTAACACATTATTTTCATTCCCTAATGTGGCATCTGATTTCACACTCTCATCCAAATttcaagccatttgtgagatataatcaaataattgcaaaaaccctaatttgcaCCCAAATTAAAATCATAGAAAACCTACCCCCTGTATAATTCTGATatctttctagaaatgtaagaaaatctaaaaaattcgctaatttgctctcaaaattaatttttaatgaaaaatcacaaaaaatacaaatgcactccaaaatatttgaatttgaaactATATAGTCTTGATACCATTTCcaacctgaaaaaaaaaatcatacaaatTTTTTTAGCTGTTTGTGAGATCCAATCaaatcattgcaaaaccctaattttcaaagatctgaattTTCATGAATTACTTTACacccaaattaaaatcacaaaaaatagaagcCCTATAGAATTCTcgaagatttccaacaatataaaaaaatctaaaaaatttgctaatttgctcccaaaatcatattttttataaaaaatcataaaaaattgaaatatgctccaaaaaatctaaattttaaaCTCAACATTCTTGATACTGTCCCCAATCTACAAACCAAATTTGATGTAAAAATTACAATCCATTTGTGAGATTTGATGAAATATCTCCAAAATCTTAATCTAGTGTCCAAAACTCTAGccacacaaggttattctccaaattgttttacaaaacaacaatatagggttataaaaacctgcaaaaaacatagatacAACAAAAAAACACATCtcccaccaagcgtgccaaaatgtatgaGGTGAAAAATAGTAAAACTGATATGGTGGATGTTGACTTATTACTAGCTAATTCCACCTCCAGTTAGGAGAAGTGCTTTCATTAGGTGATTATTGAAATCCTCTTCATCAAACAGGGaataaatgatattattaataCCTTCACTGAGACCCTAATTCCTAACAAAACTAATAAGCTCCTTAGAATGACCCTAAAATTGACTGAAGATGTTAAAGTCATGAAAACAAAGCATGAATCCAGAATTGCCAATTTGGAGAAAGAATTGGAAGACCTTAAGGGAAGTCTCAGGAATTTGGTTGAGATTAGTAAACATGAAATGAATAATATTGTTGAAGGCCTTAAAAATTTGAATGAGAAAATAATAATCCATAAAACTCAACCGATCAACAATATTCTGAAATCTGCTACTAGATCTAAAAGAAAAAATATGGATACTAATCCACAAGAATCAGAGGTGCAGGTTTCTACCAGCCCATCTACTAGGActaggagaaggaactaagagaaAATTACCACAAGGGGCATCATGGAGGAGCTGGAagacatcaataacaactttattGAGAAAATATTTGTGCTTTTGGGAGCTCTTATTTAGCTTTATGCTGGATTGCCTAAGGTTTTTGTGTAGTATTTTAGTTGGGCTCTGTAGGGTTTTACCATTGTTTCTTTTACTATTTGGTTGTTGCTTTTGGACTTTCTCActgtattttttcttttttgtacttggatttgggttttgggtccttgtaaaacctattttatcttaatcaaaaacatatttcaAAAGTCTTTTCCCTACTTGCCAATGTGAAACATTTGGAGACTCCAAGAACCCTCAAATGAGGCTAGCTGTAAATGTTATGTATAGCCTTGTGGTTGTTAAATACATGAGACTAACAACAAGGTTTTAATATAAATTTGGATTTACATTGGATCCTTTATCATCCTTACTCAATTTCAGACCTGTTGCAATGAGTGTTGGAGCTGCTTTGTAGTTTGTcatattgaaccttttcaaaatatcattttcataCTTAGTTTATAagataaatatacctttattattTTGACTTACTTCAATACCAATAAAGTATCTCATTAAACCTAGATTAGTCATGTCAATTTACTTTTTCATAGCTAACTTGAACATGTTAGTTGATAGATCACATTTGAATATCAAGTCATCAAGATATTAGTATACAATTATGAGCTCACCTTGCTCATTTATCTTGGTGCATAGAGTAGGCTCATTGTTGCACCTATTAAAgcaattttgaaaaagataaataATCAACACTACTATACCATCCCCTTGGGGCTTTTTTAAGTCCATTAATTGCCTTCTTGAGCTTGTACACCTTATTTTCATGGCACAATCTTATACTGAGGTGGTTGCTCCACATAGAACTCTTCTTCTAAAAAGTCATTCAAGAAAGctaatttcacatccatttgatatactaccCATTTATTCTAAGTTGCTATCGCTAATTTTGTCCTTACAGTGTCTAAATGAGCTATTGGTGCAAATATCTCATTGTATTCTACCTTCGGTTGTTGTGAATAACCTTTTTCTACAAGCCTTACCTTGTATCTTTTCACATCAACATTTGCACTCAATTTTGTCTTGTAAACCCACTTCTGTCATATCAATTCTTTTCCCTATCTAAGATTCACTAACTCCCATGTTTGATTATTTTCTATAGCaaatatttcttcatccattgtatgcacccatttttcttccttaataACATCTTAAAAATGAATTAGATCAAGTCTATATGTGAATATAAGACAAAAAGAGAAATCAGACCCACATTATTTTTGCCTTCATTTTGCTCATAATTCTCTCCTAAACTTCTAATTTTTTGTCTTCTCAAGCTTGCTAGTGTGGGGTTTGACATGTCACTTGAACTTGTAGAATGTGGACTTGATGGTCTAGCACCAATAGTACCAATTGAACATGGTGTTTGCCACACATTTGATCGAGTATTTTCTTGAGTGTGTGGGGTTGTCCTTGCACTAGATGAAGGTATCTTTTAACCACTTTTTTCACATTGGTTGGCTGTGGAAGAAATCACTTTGGGAGGAGTACTTGCTAGTATAAaatctttattttcttcttgtggTAAGTTGGCTATAATATTGATTTTTTTATCCAAACTTCCATCCCATTCTTCATCTTCTATGATTTGCACATCTCTGTTGATTATAACCTTTTTGTTGATTAGATTGTATAACTTGTATGCCTCGATTTAATCACTATATctcacaaatttttatttttattccttgTTGTCCAAATTTCTTCTCAATTCATtgggcacatgtgcatatgccacaCATATAAATACTCTCATGTGAGAAAcattatgttttcttccactcTATGCTTTTTTTGGAATCGTGTTCTTTACTCTTTGATGGACATCTATTAATAATATAAATTGCACATGGTACAGCTTCAGCCTAATATTCATTTGGCAAATGTTATCATTTCAACATGCTTCTTTTCATTTCCATGATGCTTCTATTTTTCTTTAATCTACACCATTTTTTTGAGGGGTATACCTTGTAGTGAATTATTTGTGGATACCATAATCTTTGCAAAATCTTATGAAATCATTTAAATGTATTCACCACCTCCATATGTTCTTAATTCTCTTATGTGATGCCCACTTTTCTTCTCAACAAGACCCTTGAATTGATGAAAATAATCAAACACCTCATACTTATATTTTATAAAGTAGAGCCATATCTTACTTGTGAactcatcaatgaatgtcaaggaGTAGTAGCTTCCACTAGTTCAGGATGATTTCATTGGTCAACACAAATCTGAATGAGCAATCTCCAAAGGTTTGTTTGCCCTTATTAACTTTCTTTCTAGAAATATTTTTATGTTTCTTACCCAAAATGCAACCTTCACATATTCTATATGTTTTTTCTATTAGTGGAAACCCCTTCACCATTTTGTTATGCAATAGATTTAAGCTTCCAAATTTTAAATGTCCAAATCTTaggtgccataaccaattttcatccttacttttaTCTTGAAATATTAATTGGTTGACTATTGTAGTTTTCTCTTCATTCTCTTGTAAGTTTGTTGAAGGGTTTGCTCTAGCCAATTTTACCTTCAAATATAGTTTTACCCTTAGGAAAATTGTGCTATTGCTTGTCATTTGGACCTTTGCAATAAGCTGAATACTTGAAAATTTATCTAGGATTATGCATTCTCCATTTTCTAAAAAGACCCTATACCCCTTTTGAATGAGCTACCCTACACTCATTAAGCTATGCTTTAAGCGAGGAATAAAATACATGtttgaaataaaattttattttccctttttggTTACAATGTTGAGACTTCATTTTCCCATTACTAACACTTTGCTTGAGCCAATTATACCTTCAAATATAGTTTCATCCTTAGAAAAAATGTTCTATTGCTTGTCATTTGGACCTTTGCAATAAGCTAAATACTTGAAAATTTATCTAGGATTATGCATTCTCCATTTTTTAAAAAGACCCTATACCCCTTTTGAATGAGCTACCCTATACTCATTAAGTTATGCTTTAAGGGAGGAACAAAATACACATCTGAAATAAACTTTTTCTCCCCCTTTTTGGTTAGAATGTTGAGACTTCATTTTCCCATTACTAACACATTGTTTTCATTCCCCAATGTGGCATTTGATTTCACACTCTCATCCAAACTAGAAAATATTTCTAAGTTCCCACTCTTATCATTGTTTCAACTTGAGTCTAAAAACCATGTCTTTCTTAATTTATTGTGAAACATTACAAGCTATGAACTTGTTgccttgattttgtttttctttggtaaaatttgcactttgttttttagaatcatattttttctttttacATTCATTTAAATAATGCCCATAATTCATGCAATAGTAACATTAAATTTGATACTTTTCATACCTTTGTCTTTACGACTGATTTTGGTTTGGGATATGACTTGGATTTTGACTGCCCCATCTTCTAGTCAAGATTGATGGGATACTTATTCCATCTCTATATTAGATTTTTCCTGTACCTTTGAAATTTGATCTTCCCTTTCCTCTACCATGGTTGATTGATACTTGTGTCTTGAAATCatgctccaaatttgaattttctaaCCTATTTAGCTTATGCTCATGAGAAATAAGTGATGTATGTAGCTCATCAAATGAAAATCAATTCCCACAAATCTTGAGAGAAAATCAATTCCTTCATTATGATTATCCAGTAGTCATATTTTTTCCCATTTTACTATGGAATCTATGGATTTGTCAAACTTGTGCTTCGAGCTACTATGGTTGCCTAGAAATAACTTGCTTCAAAAACCCTTTCAACTCCTTAAAAAAACTTTTCTGGAATACTTCACTCAGTAACCTTCATCTCTAATAACACTAATAGTCAAACATAAGGGATtaaagaatctaaaaaagagaaataaaatagaGATAAAACATAAATggcatacatttatatatatcttAGATAATACAAAGTGCTTGATTGCACAAAACATAA from Cryptomeria japonica unplaced genomic scaffold, Sugi_1.0 HiC_scaffold_1033, whole genome shotgun sequence includes these protein-coding regions:
- the LOC131855957 gene encoding probable disease resistance protein At4g33300 isoform X1 → MALVRSIDSSEIVDDCAYGVLGKSQFYVGLEKCIGDLRGMLLDKDVSVVGAQSMGGGGKTSLALGLCNDPQIKEYFHENVVFITVSQSPNLIGILETMWEKIGGRKKQEFQNLEDGHKQLQQLILRQPKSTLVILDDVWSRIHLENLLFEGPGYKTVVTTRDRSNIPTTQTTRLYQLPLLCKEDALSLFCFWAFGRTSIPSTIDANLVKEVQAECGGLPLALKVIGSCLRGEPHDVWERAKDQISRGESISDYHKKGLIKLLEISIDSLDDVARECFLDLGLFPEERKISADALLDVWVYVRNLQWHNAFSILSDFASRNLLNLTGNPWSRVAISYGSASELYFSQHGVMRELALHLGSQDGGDHRKRFLMPRKEASLPEKWEMLNHRACDVQLLSIQTGPMEAKHWFQLNFPETEALLLFFTSNEYFLPPFLKSMKKLKFLMVFNYGTKRATIKGLDVLSSLTQLKSVRLQRLIASPVLKQSKEISSLEKLCLSLCEGFEYVSTFNSIKLRDFNLDHCSSLEEVPLSFCYMPSAQMWSISNCHLLKMLPDDLGNMNSLRMLRLSALPGLKELPASIGKLERLECLDISSCEGLRGLPEEIGQLKKLTDFYMRDCSRLMSLPRAVCELTSLNLVICDEKIGKQWLRAKNISIPELRVEIVETHFSLEWLGD
- the LOC131855957 gene encoding probable disease resistance protein At4g33300 isoform X2, whose amino-acid sequence is MALVRSIDSSEIVDDCAYGVLGKSQFYVGLEKCIGDLRGMLLDKDVSVVGAQSMGGGGKTSLALGLCNDPQIKEYFHENVVFITVSQSPNLIGILETMWEKIGGRKKQEFQNLEDGHKQLQQLILRQPKSTLVILDDVWSRIHLENLLFEGPGYKTVVTTRDRSNIPTTQTTRLYQLPLLCKEDALSLFCFWAFGRTSIPSTIDANLVKEVQAECGGLPLALKVIGSCLRGEPHDVWERAKDQISRGESISDYHKKGLIKLLEISIDSLDDVARECFLDLGLFPEERKISADALLDVWVYVRNLQWHNAFSILSDFASRNLLNLTGNPWSRVAISYGSASELYFSQHGVMRELALHLGSQDGGDHRKRFLMPRKEASLPEKWEMLNHRACDVQLLSIQTD